ATATATCGAAACGGAAAAGAAAAAAAAGAAGTCCAGTTTCGAACACGACCTTGGTGTTTTAACTCAATATGATATTCAGCAGTATCGGATCCGCTATATTCTGGCTAAACTTACCCAATCCTTGGACGAAAAAGCCTGGGGATCAAGTCCTGCATTAATTAGTCTGGATGCCTATCTCCATAAAGGTGTAGATATTGAACATATCTTGCCCCAAAACCCATCAGCAATGGTAAAATCATCCTTTGATCTACCCGATCAATACCAAAGTTATATCGGTCGGCTGGGTAATCTAACATTGCTGGAAAAATCCATTAATGCCTCTGTATCCAACGGTTTATATCAGGAAAAAAGAAAGTCCTATGAAAAGAGTCATTTTGTATTAACCCAAGCCATATCTAAAAAGCCCCAAATTGGTATTAACACTCAAATCAATCGAGCTGTTTGCATACTGCGCTCTTATGACCAATGGACTTCAAAAGATATTGAAGATCGCCAAAAATTACTGGTAGAATTGGCTTTGAATGCTTGGGATATGTAGTGATAGGAGATTTGCCAATGGACAACTATAAGAATGATGAAAACACCAATGAACTAACCACTAATGAACAAACCGCTCCTCACTGGGAAGAAGAAAGTATGCCAGAAACAGAAAAGAAAAAAAGTATTTTATCAAAGCTAGGTATTGTTGGCATTTTACTTGCTGCTTTAAAATTTGGCAAGCTGGCAACCCTAGGCAAGTTTCTCTTAGCTGCTTTAAAGGCATCAAAGTTTGCTGGTACAATAATTAGCATGGCTTTAACCATTGTGATTTACGCTCAAGTATATGGCTGGTTTTTTGCCATTGGTTTTGTGGCATCGATTTTTGTGCATGAAATGGGTCACTATATAACCAGCAAAAAAATTGGTATGAATGTAACAGCACCCATGTTCATACCGTTCATAGGTGCATTTATTGGCATGAAAGAAGCACCCCGGAGTGTTAAGGAAGAGGCCCTCTCAGCCCTGGGCGGGCCGTTAGCCGGGGCCTTTGCCACGCTGATTTGTCTGACCTTCTATTATTTAACTAAAACTCCCTATTGGGTAGGCTTGGCCTATGTAAGTGCCTTCCTAAACCTTTTTAACCTATTACCCTTTGGTCCTCTGGATGGCGGCAGAATTACAAAGGCGTTATCCCCGATGATTTGGGTCATAGGATTAGTCCTAACCATTGTTTTAATTATAAAATTAAAGTCGTTTATACTGGTTTTGGTTTTAATTGTAGGCATTGTTGAAGTGGTATCCATGATAAGAAATAAATCCGAAACTGCTAAATACCTTGAAGTTGATCCAGGGTTTCGTCTAAAGATAGGCCTTTCATATATGGGGTTATTAGTGATCTTAGCCATTTTTATGATGTATTCCTTTGATATTTCTCAAGAATTTATAAAATCCCATTAAGGGGTAGCTTTCATATCTACTCAGAGGATGGTAATAAGGAGGAGGTTTCTATGAATAGGGTTTTTCAAATACAGTGCACAATGTTAAAGAAAATTGCAGAATTTGAGGGTGACACAGCCCAAAGGGATCTGCCCTTGGACTGGGAAAGGATCCATCTGGTCAGTTGTGCAAAAATAGGTCAGATTCTTGCTATAAAACGTGGGGTTGATTTGGAGATGGCTGCCATAGCTTGTTCAATACACGACTATGGCCGCATTATAACAGGAAAACAAAATAACCATGCCGCTGCGGGTTATGAACCCTTAAAAGAATTTTTAGCGAAGTGTGGTTTTTTTACCCCGCACGAAATAGAAATACTGGCAGTGGCTGCAAAGAATCATAGCAGCAAAAAAGAAGTAGGAAGTCCTTTAGAAGAAATAGTAAAAGATGCCGACGTCCTGGACTGTTATCAATACAATATGCCCATAGAAAGAGAAGAGCAAAAGAAACGTCTGGAAAATATCCTCCAGGAAATTAAACTTTGATCGAAAAACTAACAAAGATATTTTTTCTACAGTTGGTTATGGTGACCAACTGTTTTATTTTCAAACCAAGGGGTACCGCCAAAAAATGTTGATTTCGTAGGGCTTCTCCTATATTTAATCCCGGTGAATCTTGAGATTTTAGATTATAAAAGGGGTACCGCCAACATTTCCGACAAAACCCACTCTAAGGAACCCACTTGAAAATAATCAATGATTATACCCACGCTAAGAATTGAGGAGTTATACAAAATAACTCCTCTTATTTTTGTATAAATTTTGTGCAACATAAAATAAATTATGTTGTGCTTAATCAATTAATTAGGTATTATTTTACTATCAAGTGCAACATAATTTACCAGACAATAAAGAGCTGAGAAAAAGGGTTGAAATGAATGTCAGGAATTGAAGAGTTCAAAAGTTATTTATTAAACCAGGATAAAAGCATAAATACTATAAAGTCTTATGTCAGCCATGTTGAAGACTATTCAAGGTGGTTTCAAGAAAGCTTTGGCATAAGCTTTACAAAACTATACCGTGAAAACATACTTGATTTTAAAAGCTATTTACTAAATATTAAAAATCTAAATGCAAAAAGCATTAACGCAAAACTTGCAGCTCTCATGAAATTAAATGAATTTATTTTAAGCAAAAATATACAAGAAGATATAGTTGTGTTTAAAACGGATTATATAAAAGTACAAACGGAATATGCCAGTCCAGCAATAATTACAAGGCAGGATGTAGAATCGTTTCGTCAAACGATACTTGAAAATGAAAGCAAAAGAGACTATGCCATAGTTACACTCCTTGCCTATTCCGGAATGCGTATCTCGGAGGCGGTAAATTTAAAGCTCTCCGATGTAAACCTTACGGCCAGAGAAATAGTAGTCCGTTACGGCAAAGGGAAAAAGCAGAGACTGGTTATTATTAATGACAAGGTAGTAAACGCTATAAAAACTTACTTAAGTGAACGGACAAAGTTGAGAAACAGAGACAGCGAATACCTTTTTGTAAGCAGGGAATCCTGCCGGATCAGCAGAACAAGGATAAACCATATATTTAACGGTTACAGCGATAAAATTACACCGCATATGTTACGACACTTCTTCTGTTCTTATGCTCTTGAAAAAGGCTGGTCGGTGCATGAAGTTGCAGGACAGGCCGGTCATGCGAATATTCATACCACGCTAATTTACACCAACCCATCTATGGAAGAAATGAAAAGAAAATCAAACTTACTGTAAAGGGTTTGAAGAAAATTGGCTTCTCCAGAAATATTATTAACTGAAGAACAAAGGCTTGAGTTCACACAAATATCACCGGATATAAGCGAGTGGGAAATAGCAAAGTATTATACCTTTACGGATTATGATTTGGAAATCATTAACCGGCACCGTAGAGACTATAATAGGCTCGGCTTTGCTGTACAATTGGCACATTTACGTTATCCCGGCTGGACCTTTAGCAATAATGGGGAAATTCCTAGTAGAGTTTTGTCCTATATTTCAGAACAGGTAATTGTTGATCCAAAAGCACTCCAATTATATGCCCAGAGGGAAAACACCAGGCTTGAGTACCTTCAGGAAATTCGTGAAATTTATAAATACCGAAACTTCTCCGAAAATGAGCTTGAATATGTTAAGCAACTTTTGCTTGTTAGTGCTATGGAAAACGACAATGCTATATATTTAGTGCGAATAGCTGTAGAAGAACTAAGTAAGAAAAAAATTATTCTTCCTGGAATAACAACTCTTGAAAAGATAACTATTGAAGCAAGAACCGAAGCATACAATAGGGTTATCAAAATAGTGAATGAATCAATTACTCCTGAACAAAAAACAAAACTGGACGAATTTATTGAATCCCCATTTGAGAATAATAAAACCGTTCTGGCATGGCTCAAAGAAGACCCACACTACCCATCACCAAAGGAATTTATAAAAGTTGTTGACCGCCTTAATAAAATAAGGGAACTTAATCTTAATATCAATATTGCAGAAATACACCCCAACAGGGTGCGTCAGCTTTCAAGACTTGGCTCAAAATATGAACCTCATTCCTTCCGACGTTTCGATGAGGACAAGAGGTACGCTATGTTGGCCCTGTACATTTATGACCTTTCCCAAACCTTGGTGGACCGGGCTATTGAAATCAATGATAGACTAATAAATGAATTTCTGTCAAAGGGACGTAAGAAGCAAGAGGAAATACAAAAGCAAAATGGAAAAGCCTTGAATGAAAAGGTCGTTCACTATGTAAATTTGGTAAAGGCATTAGTAAAAGCCCGAACCGAAGGGCTAGACCCCTACAAGACTATCGAGTCATATGTAATGCCATGGAATAAACTTTTGACATCAGGTGAAGAAGCAGATAAATTAGCAAGGCCCATTGATTATGATTATCTTGACTTGTTAGATAATAGATATAATTACCTCCGTAAGTATACACCGAAATTACTGGAATTTATTGAATTCGGCTCTAGTAATAGTTCACTCAAATCTTTAATTGAAGCCATAAACACTATTAATAAAATGAACCAGAATAATAAAAAAAGTGTTCCTGATGACGCTCCATTTTCCTTTATCCCAAACCGTTGGAATAAAAACGTTTTCGAAAAGGATGGCTCAATTAACCGCCATTATTATGAAATGGCTGCACTAACAGAGTTAAGAAACCGTATACGTTCAGGAGATGTATCAGTAGTAGGAAGCCGTAATTATAAAGATTTTGATGACTATTTAATACCAAAAAGCGAATGGGAGGCTACAAAGCTTACCGAATCGAAACTGGCAGTCAACTTGTCTGTTGACGAGTATATGAAGGAACGGGTTGAGAGCTTAATTAGGAGACTGGATTGGGTATCAAAGAATGTTGGAAAGTTATCTGGTGTAAGACTGGAAAATGGAAATATTCATGTTGATAAACTTGAAAAAGATGTCCCTGATGAGGCGAATGAATTAAGCAGAGAGCTTTATGGCCTCCTTCCTAGAATTAAGCTGCCCGAACTGTTAATCGAAGTATCAAACTGGACAGGCTTTGACAGACATTTTATTCATGCCTCAACGAGAAACCCACCAAAGAACGAAGAAAAACCATAGTGATGGCTACCTTAATGGCCATGGGAACCAACATAGGGCTAGTAAAAATGGCCGACTCAACACCTGGTATAACATATCGGCAGATGGCTAATGCCGCACAATGGCGAATGTATGACGATGCGTTGAAAAAGGTCCAGGCAGTTTTAGTAAATTATCAGCACAAACTTTTGCTTGCGTCATACTGGGGGGATGGCACAACATCTTCATCAGACGGAATGCGTGTCCAGGTAGGAGTATCTTCTATGCACGCAGAACACAATCCTCATTATGGTTCAGGCAAAGGCACCACAATGTACCGGTTTGTTTCAGACCAGTTTTCTTCGTACTATGACAAAGTAATTAATACAAATGACAGGGATGCAATCCATATAGTTGATGGTTTACTTGGACATGAAACGGAACTTAGCATAGAGCAGCATTCTACTGATACCGCCGGATATACAGATTTGGTATTTGGTTTGACTCATTTGCTAGGTTTTCGGTTTGCACCTAGGATAAGGGATTTATCTGATCTAAAACTGTACGCACTTACAAAGCTCTGCGATTATCCAAAGCTTGAAGACGTCTTACAGGGCCGTATAAGTATTAAAAAAATAAAAGAAAACTATGATGATGTTTTACGATTAGCCCATTCCATACAAAAAGGTAAAGTAACCGCATCATTAATTATGAGCAAGCTCGGTTCCTATGCCAGGCAAAATGCACTGGCAACAGCCCTCCGGGAAATGGGCCGTATTGAAAAAACCATCTTTATTCTTGATTATATTTCCAGTGAAGATATGCGTCGTAAAATACACCGCATATTGAACAAAGGGGAATTGATGAATTCTCTGGCCAGGGCTGTATTTTTTGCAAAGCGTGGAGAAATGCGGGAACGAGACCTGCAGGACCAACTTCAACGGACAAGTGCGTTAAGTATAATAATGAACTCTGTAAGTGTCTGGAATACTACATACCTTGAAAAAGCTATAGAATACCTGAAATCCAAAAAGCAATTTGATGATAGTCTTTTAAGGCATATATCTCCATTGGGATGGGAACACATTAATTTTATAGGGGATTATTACTTCAATGCTAAGAATGTACCTGAGCAAAACACATTAAGACCACTTAATGTAAATCCTAATTAGTAATTAACCTTGAGGGGAGGGGCTTTACAATGTTATGGAAAGAGGTAAAAAACATATATCCTAATCAATGGGTGATTATTGAAGCTATTGAAGCTCATACAGAAGAGAATAAAAGGATCGTAGATCAAATAACAGTAGTAGACAATTTCCAGGACGATAATAACAAGGCTTTACTGAAATATTTACAATTGCACCGAAAGCATAGGGAAAGAGAACTATACGTTGTCCATACTTCACGTCCCGAATTAGATATTATCGAACAAAAATGGATTGGGGTGCGGGCCGACGTATGAATTTAAAACTAAAATACGGGCTGCCTTTCACTACTGTTGTACTGACTCACAAAGGAAAATCGCTTAGTTTTGATAATTTCTTGATAGATACTGGCTCTGCATCTACGATCATTGCTGCTGAAATTGCTGTGGAATTAGGTTTGGGTCCAGAACCATTGGATGTTATCAGAAAAATTCGCGGTGTTGGTGGAACAGAATATGTATATGAGAAGCATATAAGTAAAATCCAGTTAGGTACTAAAAAACTGACCCAATTTAAAATACAAATTGGTGACATGGACTATGGATTTGAGATTGACGGAATACTGGGAATGGATTATTTAATGAAATCTAAAGTTGTTATAGATTTGGAAAACATGATACTTGTGTAAGCTACGCTTATTAAGCCAATCGTTAATCAATTTCTAATTGCTGTGGGCCTGAGCGCAAATGGTGTTGTTTGATGCAAAAGCAGCCCACAGCCAAACACCGGGGAGTGAGGGCAGAATCTATATTTCTGCTACGTATGGCTAATTTTTGTAGGAGTAAAACATAGGTGGCCCATCTGGAGGCCAGTCGGGATATCTTAAAATACTAATAAGACGTTTATCATTGGATTAAGTGAGGACCCAAATGATCTAAGTAATAATGCTGGATTTACAATAACTGGGGAGTGTAAATAATTCTGTGTAAATGGCTTTTTATTAAATTGTTTGCCTAGGATTATTTTTCCAGTAAATGGTGATAATATTCATGGCTCTTGCCTAACTGGAGGATAGGGCACTGCTGGAGAGCAACCTGAGCGCCAATTAGGTTTCTGCCGAGAGTAGGGGTAACTTTAGGGTTGCCCCTTTAATATTTACCCTACTCTTGGGAGAACTAAAGCGGTAAACTCTGGGGCGAAGCCCCAATTTATTATCCAACGTCTCTTTGGTCAAGGCGATCACCAAAAAATATCAAAAACTGGGATATGCATTCTCGCCATTCCCTTAAAGGCATGGTCCATTTCTTAGATGCATCAAGTGTGGCGAGATAGAGCATTTTTACTAATGCCTCATCCGAAGGATAGGCTGTTTTTGTTTTAGTTACTTTCCTTAGTTGCCGGTGGTAACCTTCAATAACATTAGTTGTATATATCATTCTACGTATTCCCCGGGGATACTGAAAATACGTGGTTAACTCAACCCAATTGTTTTCCCAAGATTTAATTACTACGGGATATTTACTACCCCACTTTTCTTTGAACTCCTCAAAGGCAAACTCTGCCTCTTCTATGGTTAATGCCTGATAAACTTTCTTTAAATCTTTCATTAGCTCCTTTCGATACTTGTAAGGTACATATTTAAGGGAATTGCGTATTTGATGTATCACACAGAGTTGAATTTGTGTTTTTGGGAAAGCAGTATTGATAGCCTCAGAAAAGCCGGAAAGCCCGTCTTTACAAGCAATAAGAATATCTTCTACACCACGGCTTTTAAGGTCGTTGCACACACCCAGCCAGAACTTAGAACTCTCATGTTCACCGACCCAAATGCCCAATATTTCCTTATGTCCATCCATAGTGATGCCTAAAACACTATAGGCAGCTTTATTAATTATCCTGTTGTCCTGGCGCACCTTGAAGTGAATAGCATCTAAGAACACGATTGGATATACCCTATCTAAGGGTCTAGACTGCCACTCTATTACCATTGGCATGATTTTGTCGGTAATTCTGCTAACCATAGTTGGTGAAACATCGATACCATAAATATCACGCATATGGTCTTCAATATCCCTAGTAGACATCCCTTTGCCATACATTGCGATAACCTGATCTTCCAACTGATTGGAGGTTGTTTGGTATTTCTTTAGAATTTGAGGTTCAAACTCCCCGTTACGATCCCGGGGAATCTCAAGTTCTGTTTTACCGAACGTAGTCTTAACATTCTTTTTACTGTAACCATTACGATTATTACCACTGTTTATACCAGCAGTATCATGCTTTTCATAACCCAGATGTTCGTCCATCTCCGCTTCAAATACTTCTTGTAGTGTGTCCTTAAATAGGTCCCTAAGTTTCTCCTGAACATCTTCAACTGTACGACAACCTTTTGCTAGTTCCTTAATAAAAGACGAGTTTTGCATAAATGATAACCTCCCTTAGTGGTAAGTATTACCATTTACACAAAACTCGTTACGTTCTCAATAACTGTTTTAAATAAGAATAAGATTAAACTAGATGAACCTATGAAAATACTAGGGTCTTCTTTTTAACTATTTCAACCATTCGTAAGATTACATTTCCATGAATCTTCTTTAAGTAATCCTCTCTCAACTCAACTTATTATTGTTTATTGAAATAATGTAAAACCATGTCAAATAATGTTATTATTTTGCGATATTTTTATGAAACCAATAATCCTCCTTTTGTATCTTAGATATAGCAGTTAATTTTTTAACTGCGGAAGGAGGTAATGTTCTATGAGTAGATGCAATTAAGTAAGTGGTTTGAATAGGTACCTATGGAAAGCCTGCCAGCCAATCCAAGTAAACCTATTAAACCACTTATAGTTTTATTCCCTATTTTTTGGTTCCACTTTATTAAATTCAGGAGGAGAGAGTAGATAATGTTAAACAAAAAGATAATAAGTATTTTTATTATGCTACTAATATGTTCCCTGTCATTTGGTAGTATGGCTTTTGCTGCTGAAGATCAAGGTATAGTCACTGACAATCAAACTCAAGTTGACAAGGTAAAGGCAGAGAAGTATAAGGAAATTTCTAAAAAATATAAATTAGAACGTGTACAAAAAGCCCCTGACAAAGTAATTCCTGTTAAAGTAAATAGCCCAGAAGAGTTAGAATCACTTCTTCAATCTGCAAGTAAGATTAAGATTGAAAGGGTACCTGTTTCTAATAACGAAAGTACAGTTTCTGGGACCCAAAGCATAGTATCACCAAGTTCCACATATACAACATATACCACTGATTCCTACAAAGTTGGTATTGCTGGTTATGTATATTTAAAAGCAAGAGTTGAAAAAGGTACTAGCACTATCTTAAGTGTTTCTCCTTACACTAGTTTCACTGGTTTTACTTGGGGATTTGATTGGGATGAATACAACATCGGCTCATCTATCGTATCCGGTGGTAAGGATTTTGAGTCTTGGGCTTCTGGTGGCTTAGAATATTACTTACTAGTTGATAATGATCTAATGAGGTACTATATTCAAGAAATAGACTTAGAAGGTTATACAACAGTATTCCATTAAAATTAATGTATGAGCTGCAAGTGAAAAACTTGTAGCTCATTTGTATTAAAATATTCTGGGATTCCGTTTTATAATGTAAAATATAGGAATATAATAAATTTTATAGGTGGTGAAATCATGGGATTTAATATTACTTTATTAGCTCAGCTACTTAATTTTGTAGTTCTGTTTTTGGTTATATACCTTATATATAAATTGTTTAGATACTGGATCAATAACATTAATTGTGCTAATAATCAAAGAAAAGAAATCATTAAAAAACTTGACGATATAACGGAAAGCAATAATAGGATATTAGAGTTGCTTAAAAATAATGATAATAACATCAAAAGCTAAGGTATATTTGTTGAAAATAATAAAAATTTCTGAAACCAAAAAGCTACCTTCTTAATCTAGATACTGATAAAAAAATTAAGGAGCATTCCTGTAAGGAAATAAAATGGTCTTTGTAAAAGAAAAGCACCTCCTGTAATATACTGGGTGTCGAGCTATCTAGGCGACCGACCCCTAATTTAATCACACAGGAGGTACTTCAAAATGAATTATAAACAAAAACAAAGAATTGAGCAACTCACTGAATCAACTTTAATTATTGGAGCCGATATTGCCAAATCTAAACACGTGGCACGTGCCCAGGATTTTAGGGGTATCGAGTTGGGGAAACGCTTGGTCTTTGACAACACTAGGGCGGGCTTAACCAAGCTGATGCATTGGATTAGAACCTTGATGGTAGAGCACGGTAAGGATCATGCTCTGGTAGGTATCGAACCCACAGGACACTACTGGTTACCAATGGCTGAGTTTTTGCGCAAAGAAGGTGTACCAGTTGTAGTTGTAAATCCGTTGCATGTTAAGAGAAGCAAGGAATTAGATGATAACTCGCCCACAAAGAACGACATCAAAGATGCAAGGGTAATTGCCCAATTAGTAAAAGATGGCCGTTACTCAGAACCCAACTTACCCACAGGTGTCTATGCGGAACTGCGGGTGGGAATGGTTCAAAGGGACCGTCTTAATCAAGACCTTAACCGAGTAAAAGGTAGAATCCACAACTGGCTTGACCGGTACTTCCCCGAGTACACAAGTGTTTTCAAAGATTGGGAAGGCAAAGCATCCTTGATGATATTAAATACTTGTCCACTCCCCCGGGAAGTCATCAAAACAGGCACAGAGGCAATTGTAACCCTGTGGAAAACTGAGATTAAACGGGCAGTTGGTATAAAAAGAGCTAACAAACTAATGCAGGTTGCTAGAGAATCCATCGGACTATCCACAGGGATAGAGTTTGCCCGTCATGAAATAAGGATGCTACTTGAACAATATGACATCCTGTGCAAACAGATGGAAATCCTGATGGAAGCAGTTCAAGAGTTACTGCAACAAATACCTGGAAGCACAGAAATGATGACCATTCCAGGAGTCGGTTTGGTTACAGTAGCCGGATTTCTTGCAGAAGTAGGCGACTTAAAAGGATATGAACATGGGCAACAAATCATAAAGTTGGCGGGCCTAAACCTAAAAGAGAACAGTTCTGGTAAACACAAGGGACAATCACGAATCAGTAAACGGGGGCGCCCCCGGCTGCGGGCCTTGTTATTTAAGACTGTGTTAGTCATGGTTGCAAAAAACCGAGAGTTTAAGGCCATCCACCAATATTTAATAACAAGGCATGGAAATCCCTTAAAGAAAAAGCAATCCATAGTTGCCCTCTGTGGAAAATTGATTCGTATTTTGTTCACCATAGGCAGTAAACAAACTCCATATGACGCGGAGCAAGTATTAGGCGTTGTTCGCCAAGTTCAATTACAGGAAGCTGCTTAAGAGGCTTTTAAATACTAACACTTATTCACAATGAATTGAACAGACAGACGAAGCACGGAGAAGCCGGGAACTAAATTTTCCATACGGGCATGACCCAGCAAAGGAGCAACCCTGGCCTCCACCCCTTGAGAGGTAGAACGAAGGAATGTAAGGGCCAATTATTGGACCCCATGAGACGTGGGAGGTAAACCACAAGGGTATATGTGGAGATCCAATGTGCAGCCATAATCTGTAAAATTAGGCGTAGCCTTTGATTGGCTACACCCCCACCAACCATATAATGTAATTTATTTAAAATTATTCCTTTGAACCTTGTTTGTATGTGCTTGAAATTGTAAGAATGAGTGAGTAAATGAAAGAAAAATTTATTTTATTGAGGGAGGTGGTTTTTATGTTCAAAAGAATCAAATCGTTTGCAATTCTACTGGTAGGGTTAATGATCCTTTCAATAGGACAACCCGTAATGGCTAATGAGGGCGGGAGTAATATAGGGGTTGTAAACCCAATGGCTTATCAATACCTATTTGACTGTTCCTCTCTGTACACATTAAATGGTACTAGCATCGGTGTTTCAGGCACCACTCAGACCTATACCAATGTAAGTAAAATTACCACTACAGTCTATCTAGAGAAGAAGACTTCTAGTGGGTGGTCTGTAGTAAAGAGTTGGACAAGTAGTACAAATAGTTCCTCTTACTCAAGCACCAGCGGTAGCTATATAGGAATACCTGGTACAACATATAGGGTAAGATCTTTACACATAGCAAGCAACGGCGGTTTAACTGAAACTAATTCTTCTTACACCAGTTCCTTTACTGTAGATTAACCCTTCTTAAAGAAGTGGCCAGAATAAATAGGTTTTCTTGGTTTAATGGGCCTGTTATGGTAACAAAAACATCTCTGTCAACCCAGCATAGCTGTTTTTTACCATCCTTAAAAGTTAATAAATTTGCATTCTGTCCCTTGACATTAACTTTTTCTAATACTGCATCCTCTGTATCGTAGGATGTTGCCTGATTAAAGTCACCAATTATATTAATCTCGCTGATATTTACCAGCTCAGAATTTGTGGTTTTTAAAAATAACATAACTTTAGTAGAATCCCCGACCTTTTGAGTCATGGCTTTTTCAAGATTATACTGGCCAGTAAGGTCTGCTGGTAGCAAAACTTCATAGGGTACTTCTTTTAAGGCTTGGGCAACCTCTGGTTTCAGAGAGTTCTCCAAGTCTTTTTCTTTTTCCTGTGTACTAAAGGATATCTGGGCAGTCTGTACTTTGCCGGCAACAAAAGATTTGATAGTCTCTAAAAACTTTAAATTTAATGCGGTTCCTTCTTTTGGCAGGAAACAAAGTCCAGCTACCAGAAGAAAAACTAATGAACAAGCTATACCTGTCCATTTAGAGGTGAATTTAGGCTTAGAGTTATACTTATTGTTAAACTTTTCCCAGGCTAAATCCATATCCACGTCAGTTTCTTTTTGGGCTCGTTCCTTAAGAGATTTTTTAATTAGTTCATCAATGGAAGTATATTTATGTTCACTCAACCTTCAACCCACCTTCCGAGGTACCTATTACGTACCCTTCTTTAACTAAATGGTTTTTGATAAGAATCCTAGCTCTATATAATAGTGTTTTAACCGTTCCCTCTGGTTTTTGAATCAAAATAGAGATATCCTTTACCTTCATTTCCTGATAGTAATAAAGATGAATTATCTGTTTCATAACGGGGTCTAGAGTATCTATTGCTTTATTTACCGCAGAAATAGTATCCTTCGAACTTACCACATATTCCGGAGACTTTTCTATAGAGTCAACAATTGGGCCAATTAGCTCTATACTAACCACTTTTTTATATTTATTTAATATACTATTTACATTATTTATTGTGATTTTCTTTATCCACGCCTCAATTTTTTCTGGATCTCTTAGTTGGTCTATGTTTTGAATTGCCTTATAGATTGCTTCTTGTGCCGCCTCCTCAGAAATTGCGGCATCACCACAATAAAAATAAGCGGCTTGGAAGGCAGGCTCATAATACAATTCAAAAATTAATTTACTAAATTCCTTATTCACCTTTTTTTATTGCCTAAAATCTTATTAAATATTGACATAATAGCCCCCTGAGAGGTTT
This genomic interval from Desulforamulus reducens MI-1 contains the following:
- a CDS encoding IS256 family transposase, with the translated sequence MQNSSFIKELAKGCRTVEDVQEKLRDLFKDTLQEVFEAEMDEHLGYEKHDTAGINSGNNRNGYSKKNVKTTFGKTELEIPRDRNGEFEPQILKKYQTTSNQLEDQVIAMYGKGMSTRDIEDHMRDIYGIDVSPTMVSRITDKIMPMVIEWQSRPLDRVYPIVFLDAIHFKVRQDNRIINKAAYSVLGITMDGHKEILGIWVGEHESSKFWLGVCNDLKSRGVEDILIACKDGLSGFSEAINTAFPKTQIQLCVIHQIRNSLKYVPYKYRKELMKDLKKVYQALTIEEAEFAFEEFKEKWGSKYPVVIKSWENNWVELTTYFQYPRGIRRMIYTTNVIEGYHRQLRKVTKTKTAYPSDEALVKMLYLATLDASKKWTMPLREWRECISQFLIFFGDRLDQRDVG
- a CDS encoding IS110 family transposase gives rise to the protein MNYKQKQRIEQLTESTLIIGADIAKSKHVARAQDFRGIELGKRLVFDNTRAGLTKLMHWIRTLMVEHGKDHALVGIEPTGHYWLPMAEFLRKEGVPVVVVNPLHVKRSKELDDNSPTKNDIKDARVIAQLVKDGRYSEPNLPTGVYAELRVGMVQRDRLNQDLNRVKGRIHNWLDRYFPEYTSVFKDWEGKASLMILNTCPLPREVIKTGTEAIVTLWKTEIKRAVGIKRANKLMQVARESIGLSTGIEFARHEIRMLLEQYDILCKQMEILMEAVQELLQQIPGSTEMMTIPGVGLVTVAGFLAEVGDLKGYEHGQQIIKLAGLNLKENSSGKHKGQSRISKRGRPRLRALLFKTVLVMVAKNREFKAIHQYLITRHGNPLKKKQSIVALCGKLIRILFTIGSKQTPYDAEQVLGVVRQVQLQEAA
- a CDS encoding DUF4367 domain-containing protein, with the translated sequence MSEHKYTSIDELIKKSLKERAQKETDVDMDLAWEKFNNKYNSKPKFTSKWTGIACSLVFLLVAGLCFLPKEGTALNLKFLETIKSFVAGKVQTAQISFSTQEKEKDLENSLKPEVAQALKEVPYEVLLPADLTGQYNLEKAMTQKVGDSTKVMLFLKTTNSELVNISEINIIGDFNQATSYDTEDAVLEKVNVKGQNANLLTFKDGKKQLCWVDRDVFVTITGPLNQENLFILATSLRRVNLQ
- a CDS encoding RNA polymerase sigma factor — encoded protein: MNKEFSKLIFELYYEPAFQAAYFYCGDAAISEEAAQEAIYKAIQNIDQLRDPEKIEAWIKKITINNVNSILNKYKKVVSIELIGPIVDSIEKSPEYVVSSKDTISAVNKAIDTLDPVMKQIIHLYYYQEMKVKDISILIQKPEGTVKTLLYRARILIKNHLVKEGYVIGTSEGGLKVE